The following proteins are co-located in the Nonlabens ponticola genome:
- a CDS encoding glycosyltransferase family 9 protein — protein sequence MSLPQRILVMRLSAMGDVAIVVPVLLAMREQYPDVEIIMLSRKRFLPILNQVQGIVLEEIDTAGDHKGILGLRRLAKTLRAYEVDAIADIHDVLRTKLLRFFLFKTQAAVIDKGRNDKKKLISMSDFFKQLPLTVDRYIKVFDNLGFKFELNGKHVLPKSSVPDNIQQILGSHKQKWIGFAPFAAHASKSLTLTKTQEIVHELSLLDNVQILLFGGGEKECQWLKIAAGTHASVFNLAGMMSLEEELQVISNLDTMICVDSGNGHLAAMYGVPVITLWGNTHPYAGFKPINQPEENQIIVSRDKYPKMPTTIYGKKVPADYVEALDSIDTSVIIKRLEAILRK from the coding sequence ATGAGCCTGCCACAACGCATACTGGTCATGCGCCTGAGTGCGATGGGTGACGTTGCAATCGTGGTACCGGTACTTCTTGCCATGCGAGAACAGTATCCAGATGTTGAGATAATTATGCTTTCGCGAAAGCGTTTCCTACCTATTTTAAATCAAGTACAAGGAATTGTCCTAGAAGAGATCGACACCGCTGGTGACCATAAGGGAATCTTAGGATTAAGACGACTCGCAAAAACTCTAAGAGCTTATGAAGTAGATGCCATCGCAGATATTCACGATGTACTGCGCACAAAATTATTGCGGTTTTTCCTATTTAAAACTCAGGCAGCGGTCATAGATAAAGGCAGAAACGACAAGAAAAAGCTCATCAGTATGTCCGATTTTTTCAAACAATTACCGCTAACCGTTGATCGCTATATCAAGGTATTTGACAATCTAGGTTTCAAATTTGAGTTAAATGGAAAACATGTGTTGCCCAAGTCATCAGTACCAGATAACATTCAGCAAATACTGGGTAGTCATAAGCAAAAATGGATTGGTTTTGCGCCATTTGCTGCTCATGCCTCAAAATCTTTAACTCTAACTAAAACCCAAGAAATAGTACATGAGTTATCACTGCTCGACAATGTACAGATCTTACTTTTTGGCGGTGGCGAGAAAGAATGTCAATGGCTCAAAATTGCCGCCGGAACCCATGCATCGGTTTTCAATCTTGCAGGTATGATGTCTCTAGAAGAAGAGCTTCAAGTCATTTCAAATCTAGATACTATGATTTGTGTGGATAGCGGTAATGGTCATCTGGCAGCTATGTATGGCGTTCCCGTGATCACGTTATGGGGTAATACACATCCATACGCAGGTTTTAAACCTATCAATCAGCCAGAAGAGAATCAGATAATTGTAAGTCGCGACAAATACCCCAAAATGCCTACCACCATCTATGGTAAAAAAGTTCCTGCCGATTATGTGGAAGCGCTTGATTCTATTGATACGTCTGTAATTATTAAAAGGCTAGAAGCTATTCTAAGAAAGTAA
- a CDS encoding DUF4254 domain-containing protein gives MFSDKANEIFQKVIDTYHEINTVDQEFTNPYDRNSHTIEHLLYRKCWIDTVQWHYEDIIRDPQIEPVAALTLKRKIDASNQDRTDMVEYIDSYFLEKYKEVEVSDTATINTESPAWAVDRLSILALKIYHMHEEATRKDASQSHINSCQAKLDILLEQRIDLSTALDQLLADIAHGRKYMKVYKQMKMYNDDELNPVLRSRK, from the coding sequence ATGTTTTCAGACAAGGCAAACGAGATATTTCAAAAGGTTATCGACACCTATCACGAGATCAATACGGTAGATCAAGAATTTACCAATCCTTATGATCGTAATAGCCACACCATTGAGCATTTATTGTATCGCAAGTGCTGGATTGATACCGTACAATGGCATTATGAAGACATCATTAGAGATCCACAAATTGAACCGGTTGCAGCACTTACCTTGAAGCGTAAAATCGACGCTAGCAATCAGGATCGTACGGATATGGTGGAATATATTGACAGTTATTTTCTAGAAAAATACAAGGAGGTTGAGGTGAGCGATACAGCCACTATCAATACTGAAAGTCCTGCATGGGCAGTAGATCGTCTTTCCATTCTCGCGCTCAAGATCTATCACATGCACGAGGAAGCAACGAGAAAAGATGCTAGTCAATCACATATAAATTCCTGTCAGGCAAAACTAGATATCCTCTTAGAACAGCGTATTGATCTATCAACGGCTCTAGATCAATTACTGGCGGACATTGCACATGGTCGCAAATACATGAAGGTCTACAAACAGATGAAAATGTATAATGATGATGAGCTCAATCCTGTACTGCGCTCTAGAAAATAA